CTTTTTTTCTTGCTTCTATTACTTTTTCAGCAACCATAGATGGAGCCTCCTCATAACGAGCAAAAGACATCTTAAATTCTCCTCTTGCCTGCGTTAAGGACCTCAAATCGGTAGCGTACTTAGCCATTTCAGCCTGAGGCACCTCCGCTGTTACTACTTCCATCTCTCCTTTAGACTCCATCCCCAGTATGCGGCCTCTTCTTTTATTTAAATCTCCAATGACATCTCCCATATACTCCTCAGGAACTGTTACTTCCACATGCATTATGGGCTCCAACAAGACTGGCTTTGCCTCCTCCATTCCTTTTTTAAACGCTATGGATGCAGCCACCTTAAACGCCATTTCAGATGAATCTACAGGATGATAAGAGCCATCCAAAAGAGTAGCCTTTATATTTACAACGGGATACCTAGCGAGTACACCTTCTTTTATGCATTCTCTAAGCCCTTTTTCAACTGCAGGAATATACTGCTTTGGAACAGCGCCACCGAATATTTTATCTTCAAATTTAAATTCTCCTTCTTTGTAGGGTTCAAATTCTATCCAAACATGACCATACTGTCCATGCCCGCCAGTTTGCTTTTTGTGTTTGCCTTCCACCTTCGATTTGCCTTTGATTGTTTCCCTATAAGGTATTATGGGCTCTGTAAGAACGCATTCTACGCCAAATTTGCTTTGCAATTTTTTAGATAATACCTCTATATGCTGCTCACCCATGCCATAAACTATAACCTGTCCTGTTTCCACATTCTTCTCGACTTTAAATGTCTGATCTTCTTCCTGAAGCCTCTGCAGTCCATTACTAATCTTATCTTCATCACCTTTCGCTTTTGGCTCGATTGCCAATGCTAGAGTTGGTTCAGGAAATGAAATCGGTCCAAACTCTACCTGATTTGCCGGATCGCATAGGGTATCACCTGTCATGGTAAATTGTAATTTTGCACATGCTCCAATATCGCCAGCAACAAGCTTTGAAACAGGCATCTGTTTCTTCCCTCTCAGTATATAAAGCTGACCAATTTTTTCATTTGCTTTCTTTGTACCGTTAAATACAGTTGAATCAGATGTAATAGAGCCAGATAGCACTCTGAAGATTGACAACTTGCCAACAAATGGATCTGCTATCGTCTTAAATACAAATGCTGAATACGGCTTATATACATCAGATACAACGCCAAATTTATTGACCTCATCAGGTGATGGTAAAACATCTGTCATTATATTTAATAATACATCAATACCTATATTTTTTAAGCTTGAACCACAGATAACCGGGAAAATATCCCTGATTTTTACTCCTTCTTTTAATCCATGAAGAAGTTCATCCTTTGAAAGTTCTTCTCCTGCAAAAAACTTTTCCATCAATGCCTCATCATTCTCAGCAATATCCTCTATAAGTTCCTCCCTGAATTTTTGTGCATTTTTTTCCATATCTTTAGGCACATCAGCTTCTTCAATTCCTTTTTGATTGTAAACGTATGCTTTATTTGCGATAAGGTCTACATAACCGGTGAAACTGTGTTCACTTCCTATTGGAAGCGTCATCGGTACAACTTTGTTTCCAAATTTATCTCTTAACTGGTTTAATGTCTTATAATAATCAGCATTTTCTCTATCCATCTTATTTATAAATATTACTGTTGGAAGATTTTCCTCTTCTAATATGTGAAACGATTTTTCAGTGCCGACTTCGACTCCTGAGGCGGCACAAACAACTAATACAGCACTATCGGCAGCTTTTAAACCGCTTATGACTTCGCCAAAAAAATCAAAATATCCTGGTGTGTCAAGAACATTTAACTTGTAATCTTTCCATTCAACCGGAATTACAGAAGTAGATATTGAAAATTGTCTCGAAATTTCCTCAGGATCATAATCAGATACTGTTGTTCCGTCTTCTACGCGCCCAATCCTATCTATGGCTTTTGCATTGTACAGTAATGCTTCTGTCAGCGTCGTCTTTCCAGCTCCACCGTGCGAAACCAATCCAACATTTCTTATTTGTTGCGTTTTATAATCTTTCATATATATCCCCCTATCTTATTGCTTTAATATTATAATTCTATATACATTTAAAATTTCCTTTTTATATTTAAAAATTTTTTTAAAAAACCTCTGGTATATTATTATATTACCAGAGGTTTTCAATCATTCACCAATTATATCGTATAAAATTTTTCTTGACGCATCTTCAATTTCGTCAGGTGTCGACATGTTCAAAACCATTTCTGTAAACTCTTTTGCTTTCTCGTAAGATACATTTCGTATTATGTTCTTTATATTTGGTATAGAGCTTGCACTCATTGAAAATTCATCAAGACCCAGTCCCAAAAGAATAACTGTTGTAAAGGGATCACCAGCCATTTCACCGCACATAGCAGTAAATATTCCTTCTTTGTGGGATGCATCTATTACATTTTTAATAAGTCTGAGAATTGCAGGATTAAACGGCTTATAGTAATCCTTTATTCTTTCATTCATTCTATCAACTGCTAGCGTATACTGGCACAAATCGTTTGTCCCTATGCTGAAGAAGTCTACCTCTTTCGCTAATATATCAGCGGTTACGGCTGCAGACGGTATCTCCACCATTATGCCAACTTTTATATTTTTATCGTATTTTATGCCTTTTGCATCCAGTTCTTCTTTTACTTCATTCAAAATCGCATTTGCTTTTCTGACTTCAACAACAGAAGAAATCATAGGATACATTATCAAGATGTTTCCATAGGCACTAGCTCTAAGAAGCGCCCTAAGCTGTGTTTTAAACATCTCTTTTTCATCAAGGCAAAGCCTTATTGCTCTATAGCCTAAAAACGGATTCATTTCATCAGGCATATTTAGATAAGGTAATTTTTTATCGCCGCCGATGTCTAGTGTCCTTATTGTAACAGGTTTTCCATTCATCTTCTCAGCTACATATTTATACGCTTCAAACTGTTCTTCTTCACTTGGAAAATCATTTCTGTTCATGTACAAAAATTCAGTTCTAAATAAGCCTATACCTTCCGCTCCATTTTTCAAAGCGCCATCTACATCTTTAGGTGTACCGATATTTGCAACTAGCATAGATTGTTTTCCATCTGTCGTCACGGCAGGCAGATCTTTAAGTTCTTTTAACTTTTCAATTCTAATTTTGTATTTATTTAATTTATCTTCATATTCTTTAAGAATATCGTCGCTTGGATTTATTATCACTATGCCTTCGCTTCCATCCACAATAGCAGTCTCACCGCCAACTACATTCTGTGTGATATTTCCAGTGCCAACTACTGCTGGTATCTCTAAAGAACGAGCCATAATTGCTGTATGTGATGTCCTGCCGCCAACATCCGTAGCAAACCCCAATACTTTATCTTTTTTCATAGTGGCTGTATCTGATGGCGTCAAATCTTTAGCAATTATTATCACATCTTCATCCAGCTCCGATAAATTCACATTTACTATACCCAGAAGATTATTTATTATCCTGCTTCCTACATCTCTTAAATCAACAGCTCGCTCTTTTAGGTACTTGTCATCTAAAGATTCCATCATAGAAGCGTGCTGTTCTATTACATGGTTTACCGCATTATCAGCTGTCACATATTCATTTTTAATCATCCTTATTACAGAGTCATAAAGCTCTGGGTCATTTGCCAGCATAAGATGTGCCTCAAAAATCTCAGCTTTATCTTTGCCAAACTCCCTTTCTGTCTTCTCTTTTATTTTCTCTATTTGTTCCTTTGTTAATTTTAGTGCATTTTCAAATTTTGCGATTTCATCTTTTACCATAGATTCATCGATATTTTGAGTATTGATTTCGGCAAACTTCTTTGTGTACAAAAAAACCTTGCCTATTGCAATACCCGGTGATGCCGCAACACCTTTTAACATGTTTTTTCCTCCTCATTAGACTTTAATAGATATTATAGCATAATAACAACGTAAATTTAAGCGTTTTTAATATTATAGCCATTAAATGCGCTAATATCAATTATTGCCCGCCTACAGCAAATAGTTGATTATTAAAAAAATAGTGCCACTTAACAAATATTGTTATAAATCTATCAATTTCATCCCACCTTTACAATTTATAATATCATAAAAATTAAATTTATTCATCTTACTTAATTCTATTATACTATAAATCCATCATATAATGTATAAATGCCGGCTTTCACCGGCATTTATTATGAATCTTTTTCCATATCATCAATATTTTCTTCATTGTGACTATATAATTCAAAAATAGATTTTTCTGCTTCGTAGCACAGTGAAATAACTTCTTCCGTAAATGCATTTACAACCTTTGCTCTATATTCCCTACTAAATATAAATTTTAATATCTCCACTTTGAATTCCTCCTCAACTTATCATTTATCATTGTCCCCACTCAAAATGAAGATATTATGAAGATTTTTATTTATATTTCATATACTGCAACTCTGTCTCTACCTTTTGTTTTGCAGCCAGCGTAAAGGGCCCTATCAGCATGACTTATAAGCTTTTCAGCCGACTCCGCTTTATTAGGATAGTCAGCAACCCCGGCACTCACTGTTATAGTGATATCGCCTACATCAGTCTTTATTGGTTTCGATGACACCTCATATCTAATTCTTTCTGCTATGACGCAGGCTTGTTCTGCTGTAAGATTCGGCAATATCACAGAAAATTCTTCACCGCCATACCTTGCAACAATGTCATTACTCCTTACACATCTTTTTATCCTGGATGCTATCTCCCGCAATACAGCATCGCCAATCACATGGCCATATGTATCATTTATATTCTTAAATTTATCTACATCTAACATTATAAGACT
The nucleotide sequence above comes from Thermoanaerobacterium sp. CMT5567-10. Encoded proteins:
- the fusA gene encoding elongation factor G, which produces MKDYKTQQIRNVGLVSHGGAGKTTLTEALLYNAKAIDRIGRVEDGTTVSDYDPEEISRQFSISTSVIPVEWKDYKLNVLDTPGYFDFFGEVISGLKAADSAVLVVCAASGVEVGTEKSFHILEEENLPTVIFINKMDRENADYYKTLNQLRDKFGNKVVPMTLPIGSEHSFTGYVDLIANKAYVYNQKGIEEADVPKDMEKNAQKFREELIEDIAENDEALMEKFFAGEELSKDELLHGLKEGVKIRDIFPVICGSSLKNIGIDVLLNIMTDVLPSPDEVNKFGVVSDVYKPYSAFVFKTIADPFVGKLSIFRVLSGSITSDSTVFNGTKKANEKIGQLYILRGKKQMPVSKLVAGDIGACAKLQFTMTGDTLCDPANQVEFGPISFPEPTLALAIEPKAKGDEDKISNGLQRLQEEDQTFKVEKNVETGQVIVYGMGEQHIEVLSKKLQSKFGVECVLTEPIIPYRETIKGKSKVEGKHKKQTGGHGQYGHVWIEFEPYKEGEFKFEDKIFGGAVPKQYIPAVEKGLRECIKEGVLARYPVVNIKATLLDGSYHPVDSSEMAFKVAASIAFKKGMEEAKPVLLEPIMHVEVTVPEEYMGDVIGDLNKRRGRILGMESKGEMEVVTAEVPQAEMAKYATDLRSLTQARGEFKMSFARYEEAPSMVAEKVIEARKKVQM
- the ptsP gene encoding phosphoenolpyruvate--protein phosphotransferase; this encodes MLKGVAASPGIAIGKVFLYTKKFAEINTQNIDESMVKDEIAKFENALKLTKEQIEKIKEKTEREFGKDKAEIFEAHLMLANDPELYDSVIRMIKNEYVTADNAVNHVIEQHASMMESLDDKYLKERAVDLRDVGSRIINNLLGIVNVNLSELDEDVIIIAKDLTPSDTATMKKDKVLGFATDVGGRTSHTAIMARSLEIPAVVGTGNITQNVVGGETAIVDGSEGIVIINPSDDILKEYEDKLNKYKIRIEKLKELKDLPAVTTDGKQSMLVANIGTPKDVDGALKNGAEGIGLFRTEFLYMNRNDFPSEEEQFEAYKYVAEKMNGKPVTIRTLDIGGDKKLPYLNMPDEMNPFLGYRAIRLCLDEKEMFKTQLRALLRASAYGNILIMYPMISSVVEVRKANAILNEVKEELDAKGIKYDKNIKVGIMVEIPSAAVTADILAKEVDFFSIGTNDLCQYTLAVDRMNERIKDYYKPFNPAILRLIKNVIDASHKEGIFTAMCGEMAGDPFTTVILLGLGLDEFSMSASSIPNIKNIIRNVSYEKAKEFTEMVLNMSTPDEIEDASRKILYDIIGE